acaaaaatgtgaggggtgtactcacttttgtgagatactgtacatcGTAATGACATTATGAAAATTAAAGTAAACAGTACCTTTCGCGTTGGAGTTTATAGAGaaagaaaaactaacaaaaatgtagagccatagtaaagcccagtatggactatcaatacaggtactgtatgtagaaccatagtaaagcccagtatggactatcaatacaggtactgtatgtagaaccatagtaaagcccagtatggactatcaatacaggttctgtatgtagaaccatagtaaagcccaatatggactatcaatacaggcaCTGAAAGGtgttgagtagagagagagagagagagagagagagagagagagagagagagagagagagagagagagagagagagagagagagagagagagagagagagagagagagagagagagagagagagagagagagagcgagagagagagagagagagagagagagagagagagagagagagagagagagagagagagggacggaatcaggtaaagttctggagatgagggaatatgtgtgcagaaagaaaccctccagtatggttaaccccagttaggcccagtatggactatcaatacaagtgaccatttagaatgtgacccagttcaatgggtcttaacagaactgggggatgtcagccatgaagttgtctaaacacaactggaatataatttgtttgtgattcattgttaatggattttcaattaggaacacagggggaaaacctaacacaacaacacacaaccaataaaaacaaagggggaggaaaccactaaagtcattaccatattgtcaaaccaacatacattaacagcatacatcatgattaatgtgaATATATAAGATTAAAACGTTGCACTTACAAATAATatgaatgcattgaattgtaattcataacatcttctgaagatcaaatcaatcaaatcattgtacataaaaacagagcagaatgaatcatcacatctggggaccatcaccaccagcatgactagtatctatgtggaccctactacagtttaaccagctcagctatagactacacgagcatgactagtatctatgtggaccctactacagtttaaccagctcagctatagactacaccagcatgactagtatctatgtggaccctactacagtttaaccagctcagctatagactacaccagcatgactagtatctatgtggaccctactacagtttaaccagctcagcagtaccagagagccaaaacccaggatagaggggctgagtgaatgtggtctggactctgtggaggagggtcattgtatcagagacactgtagaaggacagagtacctgccttgtgatccaggtacactcctactctggaggactgagggcctgatactgTCATCAcaacattattgtgtctgaacAAATAACCACCTCTATAACACTCTAACCTCCAGGACTTGTTATTGTATCCAAATGCACTACCTGcccctgttctgctgatgtctttatatgagactgctgtataAACCAactccccactccactccacctcccagtaacagcgtccagacagaccctctctacacagaacctggtacatgtttgtgaatctgtctggatggtcAGGATATGGTTGGAATTGGTctgtataggtcacctttctgttcccttcagacagagaAAGGCGtttgtgtgctgtgtttgggtccagtgtgagctgacaggaatctgggagaagagcagagcagagaccaatgaggggagttagaacaataagttaagtcagatactgtatctaccctgtctttgattagagcacagcagagatcaaatcagagaaatatgaggagtcagatagatacccagtctttgattagatctactattgctatatatttctagagggattgttaggagtgtcagtaaaaagagactgttagttacttcagaataaagagactcacattgtaacaacggttctctggtcttgggctctggaggcagtacaacatccactatattcactacagacacacaaacacattcacagagagagggaatgttatcatcataccatattccacatgtatatgactagtagggaactttcaatggtctaaagttgatgttcttattattttcaacacacctgtagtggagatcttggtccattctcctttaaggacgtcttctagtttctctctcagttcagacacagtcttactcacatctccaaagtactgaagaggacggacaacgatgctgggtaagtctgaagatacactggtactggagaaagactgataactctggagagagagagagagagggagagagagagagagagagagagagtgagagggagcagaaccaaatgattgagagttttaatttcatatcacatgtgtcaaggcagttgagttacctggaggaaatggatgtgatcctctgtgtgtgagagctgctccagctcagtgcttctcttcctcagctcagctatctcctgctccagttgctccaggagtccttcagcttgactcacttgagccttctcttgggctctgatcagctccttcacctcagagcgccttctctcaatggagcggatcagctcagtaaagatcttatcactgtccaccactgctgcctgtgcagagctctgttaagagagagagagagaaacttgtcttactttaatgaaacatcctcattacactaacaccccccctcctaaaaacacattgcgtgacaccacaacctccacacaatcacattaaacagtacccaacaccacagtacaatacaccatccagcaccacattccaaccgtccatccaacccctcctctccagccgtacagacagccccgtgagtccccatacctcctgaaacatctccacactgttgatcattttgtacaactcaaactcaaccctaaggcgtcaacagtaatggcattaccctggcaacaaagaaaaaacattatgaacagtctgtcattgcagaaaacggacacccctccccaactcccaggtcaacccgagccaacctgctattggtgtccagggctccatgtaataccctccactggaggacccctgacctttccagcactgggagcttatagagcaccctccacctataccctgccatgctctcagcccccacaaccccctgccactgatgccccttcactcccgctaagctcctgatgtgtctaaccttgacactgagggaGTCAGAACACTGCCACcctgaccagaaaatgtttactaACTTGCGCTGCAGGTCCACAAGCAGACCACCGGGGGCGTTGAGAATGGCCAATTTAAGCCATAGAGAGGATGCCACCAAGTTGTTAATGATCAGCACCGTCCCTCTGTATGCCACTTGGGAGATGAGCCACCTCCACTTCGTCAGCCTCGACACTACCGCTTGTGACACTCCTTCCCAGTTCTTCCTAACCCACCCCTCTGAGCCCAGATACACCCCAAGCATCTTGAGCCActcacagccccactgcaacccccctggaagctgcagaggtgccctgtccctccttacccacccatcaggctccctcatctccccacaacagaagttaccctcccatcaggctccctcatctccccacaacagaagttacccacccatcaggctccctcatctcccccacaacagaagttacccacccatcaggctccctcatctcccccacaacagaagttacccacccatcaggctccatCATCTCCCCCACAACTTAAGttacccacccaccaggctccctcatctcctcacaacagaagttacccacccatcaggctccctcatctccccacaacagaagttacccacccatcaggctccctcatctccccacaaaagaagttacccacccatcaggctccctcatctcctcacaacagaagttacctacccatcaggctccctcatctcccccacaacaaaagttacccacccatcaggttccctcatctcccccacaacagaagttacccgcccagcaggctccctcatctcccccacaacagaagttacccacccatcaggctcctcatctccccacaacagaagttacccacccatcaggctccctcatctcccccacaacagaagttacccacccatcaggctccctcatctcccccacaacagaagttacccacccatcaggctccctcatctcccccacaacagaagttacccacccatcaggctccctcatctcccccacaacagaagttacccacccatcaggctccctcatctcccccacaacttaagttacccacccatcaggctccctcatctccccacaacagaagttacccacccaccaggctccctcatctccccacaacagaagttacccacccatcaggctccctcatctcctcacaacagaagttacccacccatcaggctccctcatctccccacaacaaaAGTTACcccccatcaggctccctcatctccccacaacagaagttacccacccatcaggctccctcatctccccacaacagaagttacccacccatcaggctccctcatctccccacaacagaagttacacgcccatcagacaaacgtaaaacaagggattTTCTTGGTTTCCCCACTCTGTTTTTCCAACCCCAAAAAGAaagagctgggagcatccatctctcTCAACATGTTAAAGCTCTGGGCTTTCCCTACATCCCACCACTGACTGAGAGACTCAAACTCCCCCTTCTGCTGTCCCCACCTCTCCCAAAAGCCTTGGAAGCTTGAGCAAAAAGTGACATCTTGGAAGAGCTTTACATGGAATTTCCAATAGGACACCTGCCTGGgccctggtgaaacagagaactgagccctgtactaggtgcagacacattttggaaagcaaagacaaggtcattGATTTTGGCGCTAACcactaacaacctacccttacacacctcttttgacattttaatgtttttgttttacatattctcccagtctctgccgccgttcatgttaaggaagtctaaccgtgaaatctccataagaggtgggagggaaatcaccacaatcagaaaccagtagagaagcccataaaagccaccatgccagaaaaaaacatccatttaagcagattctgaagacatgcccttaagaacccatgaaccattttctcagcctataccgcttcctgggtgagaggacactaaacccctcattcttcatcacgtgttgtactgaccttacaaaccttccaggatcaatcaaataagactccagcagaaccttatttttcccctttagtctccatcaggaacctagaaagttctctcaccgtatatactgggccctcagcctgactggctgtcagctctggatccaatgagcAGTATGAAAACGAGACCGCCTTGTCCTCCATtcccgcagactcacctcccccctcttccaTCCTCCTGCGGCAAggtaccgtcctcctcctccccagtctctgcccccctgcacttcccccctgatcagtgcctcttccccaatgacaggcaatatttcctgggatgagcccaccaagccttTGCCTACCGGAGTCTCCgttactacagaaacctgcctcagctcatgtagcccagctgcaaccctccccaccacagctttctccacggcctgcgcaccaccacttggccatgcactactaccgtgtagctcagttggtagagcatggcgcttgcaacgccagggttgtgggttcgtttcccatggggggacagtatgaaaatgtatgcactcactaactgtaagtcgctctggataagagcatctgctaaatgactaaaatgtaaaaaatgtactctcctccctcctggtacccctgccATTTATTTAGAAATTCTGAGTAatcactactttagtaaggattagAAGGGAAaaacactttattcagtactactgcagttgcttaataattccaatagatggcagcataagaccatgaatgacatttcagaagattagtttagttctctccctggatacaccaccactccccaccacaggaaaactcctgcctgagctttttactgtccctttccacactgctaacgcaagaggaaggactgaaaacacattactgtgaagtaatataatgatgattcatgtttattattacctgtttttatggtcatgttttgaaattatacctcattactataatgattatcaataagcctgaacattaattcagtcacctctggtcgacaaaaacgtattttcctagtacattaattgtcaaattcctcaaccagcatcgagcactctgccttctcacgcatgcgaggggcatgttgaggtaaatatgCTAACCGCGACGGTTTCATTATGTAATTTATTGTtgggctggaagatgcagtgttttttcttttctattcagaggctatttactcccaatatgagatcattttatatagaaggtttttataatgcatgtttactagggttgaggttagcgcatctgagtagggattatttgggttcaatacctgtcctacctatcaatcatattgctgcttgtagcctataactgatgatccccacactagaagcaccgaaaactatctgtgctagcaaaacctgtgttccacccctcccctgtgtaaccttgaagtttgttaagaaacaaacacttgtctaTGAAAATAGACATGTTTAACGGATTCGgcttggcacccagccgagagcacacgaaaaccacttgcaaatttaccaaaactaaccaactacttgcggtctgttcgtaagtaataaacggaggcagattagccaccacaactcttatCGAAAGAGGCGAAATCTGCTccaacacacccctcacaaaaatcccactcacaacaagacaaacctttttcataaacacaaccaccgccttgttcattctggatgcagagtgcagatgttccgctccaacctgttcgccgaccatgagcaaaacttcctccacacctttctccggaacgcacccgaagcgacagcgtttcttctccactcggttgaggccatcacgccgccctaacaaactacccctactccccTCTCAACTCTAAACGATACACAGTGAaaaccaataaacaaaccctccaccatgagaaaataaaatcagaaaatacgcaagaaccaaaagaaaaaagaatagtagccctcctcacgaaccacaaatctctcacacaaccaacttcttcttctatgatataatggcggtccacaaaccaacgttaaaggtgcatgccgccacatactgtgctggagtgtgtggtcaatcattgttttcaacatttctaaatcatcctacctaactcagtacttctgagaaaataaagaagagccctactatcttctaatagaccctcccccatcccccaaatcccttccaacccccccaaaccccccccca
The window above is part of the Coregonus clupeaformis isolate EN_2021a unplaced genomic scaffold, ASM2061545v1 scaf0673, whole genome shotgun sequence genome. Proteins encoded here:
- the LOC123485391 gene encoding tripartite motif-containing protein 16-like, with product MAQQGVLLDQDQFCCSVCLDLLKEPVTIPCGHSYFWSCIEGCWDQDVLKRVYSCPQCRETFTPRPILRKNNMLAELVEKLKKTGLQAAPPPALCYAGPGYVVCDFCTGTRKQKALMSCLVCLASYCETHLQPHYESPAFKKHKLVKATAQLQEKICSDHDKLLDVYCCTDQQCICYLCTMDEHKGHDTVSAAAERTEKQRQLGMSQQKVQQRFQERAKELKELKQAVESLKSSAQAAVVDSDKIFTELIRSIERRRSEVKELIRAQEKAQVSQAEGLLEQLEQEIAELRKRSTELEQLSHTEDHIHFLQSYQSFSSTSVSSDLPSIVVRPLQYFGDVSKTVSELREKLEDVLKGEWTKISTTVNIVDVVLPPEPKTREPLLQYSCQLTLDPNTAHKRLSLSEGNRKVTYTDQFQPYPDHPDRFTNMYQVLCREGLSGRCYWEVEWSGELVYTAVSYKDISRTGAGSAFGYNNKSWRLECYRGGYLFRHNNVVMTVSGPQSSRVGVYLDHKAGTLSFYSVSDTMTLLHRVQTTFTQPLYPGFWLYTEEMTLCYNVK